The sequence TAATGTGTCTTAGTTGGCCCAGGCTTTGAGCATCATCCAGCGTCAGCGGCCTGACGGTGCTGATGGTTGCGCCGGATAAACCGAAGGTTGTTGTTTTTCCGGGAGTAACCGAGATCAAATGACTTCCGAATTGGGTGAATTCAGTCAAAACGAATTGATGAATCCCGCTGCCGATGGAGGTTAAAACAATCACGGATGCAATGCCGATGATCAGGCCGAGTACGGTAAGCGATGAGCGCATTTTGTGAGCGTTCAGGGTTTGAAATGATAATCGGATCAGATCGGACCAATACACACATTCACCTTTTGGCCAGTGCCGAAATGGGATCAAGGTTTGCCGCTTTTCTGGCCGGCAAGATGCCGAACACTAATCCGGTGACTAATGAAACGGTTAAGGCCGCCAGCGTAGCCCAGCCCGGCAGATAAAACGGAAATTGTGGATAGATACGCGCAAGACCCAGAAATGAAACTTCACCCAAAATCAGGCCAACACAAGCACCTGCAATTGAGAGCAAGACTGCTTCCGCAAGAAACAAGGCAATAACCTGTTGCTTTGTTGCGCCCAGCGCTTTAAGCAAACCGATTTCAGCAGTTCTTTGTGAGACGCTGACCAGCATCACGTTCATGACCAGGATGCCAGCGACGGAAAGACTGATTGCGGCGATGCCGGATACCGTATAGGTTAGTGCGGTCAGAATTTTATCGAAGGTGGCAACGACGCTGTCCTGAGTAATGACCGTGATATCTTCCTCGCCCTCATGGCGTGCCTTGATGATGGTTTTAATCTGTTCCATGGCGGGGGCAATAGCCGCCTTGGATTTTGCTTCGGCTAAGATCCGGAACAAACCGTTGGTATCAAATAAGACTTGAGCGGCTTCGACCGGCACAATGACAATTTCGTCAAAGCCTACGCCGATAGACTGCCCTTCCTGAGCCAGTATGCCTATTACGCGAAAACGCCGGTCGTTGATGCGAATCCACTGGCCTAATGCCGGCTGCGTCGGGAACAATTCCTGTTGCAGTTTATGCCCAATCACGCAGACCTGTTGACTTCGGCCTTGAGTGCTTTCCGGCAGGAATCGGCCTTGTCCCATAGTCAAGTGCCGGACCTGCTGAAGCGCATGCGTCGAGCCCATGATATTGGCTTCCCGTTCAAGATTTTTATCCATCACCGATACCGGCGCGTTGCCGATTGATATCGGTGCGATAGCCGCCAGATAACGGCTTTTTGATAACGCATAGGCATCTTCAAGCGTCAGATCGCGCGGCGTTTCTCCCATTAATGGGGGATGTCCTCCTATTGTTTCGGTCCTGCCGGGCAGAATGATCAGCAAATGTGTGCCTAATCCTTCGAACTCGTTAACGATATACCGGCGGGCACTTTCTCCGAGGCCCGTTAGAACGGAAACGGAGGCAATGCCGATACTCATCGCCAGAATGATCAATGCAGTACGGACCGGTTGCGCTTTGATTGCCGTTAATGCGTGTGTCGTGGTGTCTCGAAATAGCATGAAGTCGATTAATCAAATAAGTGAATAATTAACATAAACACGGGGTCTTTAATTCACGGACATTAAAACACGATTATAAGACACATGATATTGATTGCAGGACGACGCTAGCCGTCTGGAAATCAGTAAAAACGACGCGGCTCGGGATGAGGAAATGCTGGAATCACTGGAAACGGAGGTCAAAAGGAAGTGAATGTCCGACCCCATCCATGGCTTCTGGACCTCGGCAATCCAATCCCCCGGCATTCTCTGACCGGGGCAGGCTAAGCGTATTGATTTCAGGGTTTTTGGGGCGAAAGCAGCGAACGCTTGAGATCGGTAGAAAACGGTTCCTTGCCAAACCAGATGTTGAAATAGGCCAGCCCTTTTTCGGGATCATCCAGTTTTGTCATCAACGTGTCATTCAGAAATAACGATAGGCCTTGTTTGGGCGTGTAGATCAAATCGTAATAATCGCCGTCCTTGATGTCACGGTAACCCTGGTTGAACTCGGCAAATGATGCGCGCCAATCTTCAAATTGCTGACCCAGATTCAATTTGAGATATTCCTCTGAAGCTTCTTTAAACGCGTTGGCTGGAATGGACTTTTCATACACAAAACGCAATCGCTTGGGCGTTTCGGAAAATATGTCGTTCAAGCCATCACAGGATTGCAAATAAACGGCCGCATAGCCGACATGAATCCACCGGAACGCTTTGAGTTCTGCCTCACTGCAGCGCGATAAGGCCACTTTTTCGGACGTCAATTGAGAGGGTAATTGCTCGGTTGCGTAAACCGTGTTGCTTAGCAACAGCAGCAGCAAGCCCGGGCAACTTATCAGTCGTGTAAGCCGTTTTTTAACCATTGTAAAAAGCCTCCAATAACGGGAATGTGCAGATACAAGCCCTGCATACTGTCCCAGTAGTCTTGATGTAAAACAATCTTGTTGTCGCTGTTAAAACGCAAATGACTCATGCCTATGGACGTGACTTGCCGGTCCTGACCCATCACCGTAAACCCGGTAGCCATAATCCATCTTACAAACACGTCGTCACCCTGACTCTGAACACCCAACACTTCCAGTGATATGCTATCCAGGTTGCTTTGAGTCTGTTCCATGTAACGCAGTAAAGATTTACGGTCGTGTAAAGTGACCAGCGTGTCGTTAAAGTAGAGTTCTTCAGCATACGTGTCGCCTACTTTTTGCGCCAGAGGGCCTTCATTGAGGCCACTGTAAAGCTTAACAAACGGCTGTATTCGCCCGTTTTGTGCGGCATCCGGTTCCGGATTTATCAAGGATAAATATTCTTCAACCGGGTTGGGGTCTACGGCGCTGCAGCCCTGGAAAAGTGCGGCAATCAATATCCAAATAGGAACGTTAGTCATGCAATACCTCGTTTATTTTCAAGCGCAGTATTACAACACCCGATGCAGTTTTGCGTGAACAATTTTGTAAAATACGTTCACGCAATTTTCACGCGGCATACCCGTACAATGGCCACCAAAGAAAGTACAGAAAAGGAAAACATCCATGCAAATGCCAAACCCGTTAATCAAATTTCTCAGCTGGTTTGATAACAGTCATGTCAAAGAAACAGATAATGTTGGAGAAACTATAGACTGGCTGCGTGTCATACCCTTTGTATTAATGCACCTTGCCTGTCTATTCGTGCTAGTGGTTGGCTGGAGTCCGGTTGCCTTGTGGGTAGCCTTTTTTTCCTATGGCATACGGATGTTTGCGATCACCGCATTCTATCACCGCTATTTTTCTCACAAAGCCTTTAAAACCAGCCGCGTTTGTCAATTTCTGTTCGCCTTACTGGGCGCTACCGCCACGCAGCGTGGGCCTATCTGGTGGGCATCGCATCATCGCCGGCATCATCGCTATTCGGATAAAGACCAGGACATTCATAGTCCCAGACACGGCTTTTTATGGAGTCACATGGGCTGGTTTCTTTGTTTGAAACACTTCAATACTCGCGAGTCGTGGGTACGGGATTTACTCAAATATCCGGAATTACGCTGGTTGGATCGGTTTGACATCATCATGCCTATCTTGTACGCCTTTGGACTACTGGGTTTGGGCAACTGGCTGGGCAGTGCTTACCCCGAGTTGAATACCAGCGGTTGGCAAATGGTGATTTGGGGCTACTTTGTATCGTCCATCGTGCTGATCCATTGCACCTTGTTTGTCAATTCATTAGCGCATGTTTGGGGTAATCAGCGCTACAAGACTGAAGACGACAGCCGCAATAACTTTTTTATTGCACTGCTTACTTTGGGTGAAGGGTGGCATAACAATCATCATCATTATCCAGTTTCAGCTCGCCAGGGATTCTTCTGGTGGGAAATCGACATCAGTTATTACATTTTAAAATTGATGGCTATGACCGGCCTTATCTGGGATCTCCAGCCGGTGCCCAATCAGCGTTTGACCAGCGATTTAATAGCCAGGGAGTCGACACTATGAAAATCGCCATTGTCGGCAGCGGTATCTCCGGCATTTATGCGGCGCACTACTTGAGTCAAAAACATCAGGTGACGCTTTACGAAGCCAATGCCTATGCGGGCGGCCATACCGACACACACCATATTGCGCTTGAAGGAAGAACTTACCCTGTGGACACCGGTTTTATTGTGTTCAACGAGCATCATTACCATTATTTCTGCCGCTTTCTCAGAGAGTTGGGTCTGGAATCTCAGTCTTCGGATATGAGTTTCAGCGTCACCGACGCCAAATCGGGGCTGGAATACAACGCAACGACTGTGGATAAATTGTTTTGCCAGCGGCGCAATATAGTCCGGCCCCGTTTTTACCGGATGATTGCGGATATTTTCAGGTTTTACCGGGAAGCCCCGCAACTGCTTGAATCAACTGATGATACGCTGGCCTTGGGTGATTATCTGGATGCAAACGGCTACAGCCAGACTTTTATCGACGATCATATCTTGCCGATGGCCTGCGCTTTATGGTCTGGTCCGCCCAGCGTAGTCAGACAGTTTCCTGCGCGTTATCTGGTGGCGTTTATGGCCAATCATCAAATGCTCAAGATCAGTGACCGGCCTGAATGGCGAACGGTTGTGGGCGGATCATCCAGCTATGTTGAAGCGTTTAAAAAACGATTCCAGGGCGAATTAAGGCTGGGCTGCCCTGTTCAATCCGTTCTACGTGATAATCAGGGGGTCTCGATAAGCAGTCTTCAAGATACGCAAACCTATGATCGGGTTGTATTGGCCTGCCACAGTGATCAGGCCTTAAAGATACTGACGGATGCCAGTGACAAGGAGCGGGAAATTTTAGGTGACATGACCTATCAGTTGAATGAAACGGTATTGCATACCGATCCGGCGTTGATGCCCAGGCACCCCAAAGCCTGGGCCAGCTGGAACGCACTGAAACTGGACGAAGAACAAGCGCGGTGCACAGTCACTTATTACATGAATTTATTGCAAAATATCAATGCTCCCGAGCCCTTGCTGGTGACGCTCAACTGCACGGATCGTATCGACCCTGCCAAGATTTTGGTTAAACGGACATACCACCATCCGGTTTACAACGCGGCAAGTCTTGCCGCACAAAAACGGCGAGGGCAAATCAACGGCTTTAATAATACTTATTTTGCAGGTGCCTATTGGGGTTGGGGATTTCATGAAGACGGTGCGCGCAGTGCGCAAGATGTCATTTCACTGATCAACACATGAACAGTCGCTTATTGATAGGGTGGGTCAGGCATCGCCGGTATGCACCAAAGCCGCATGCCTTCCGTTATCCGGTATTCATGACCTGGCTGGATCTTGATGAAGTCGAGCAAGTGATGAACAACAGCCGGTGGTGGAGCAATGAACGCTTCAACCTGGTCAGTTATTACCGGTCGGATTACCTGGGCGATCCACAAATGACGATTGCCGATGCGGTAAAATCCAGAATCCAACAACAAACCGGAACCTGGTTTGAAGGGCGCATTATTTTGCTGACGCACTTGCGCTATCTGGGCCACAGTTTTAATCCGGTCAGTTTTTACTTTTGTTATCCGGATGACTGCAAGCAACCCCGGTTTATCCTGGCCGAAATTACCAACACACCCTGGGATGAGCGGTTCAGTTATTTACTGGATACCCGGGACAGTCCGGAACATGCTAACAAGTGGTCGTTTCGGTTCGACAAGTTGTTTCATGTTTCGCCGTTTATGCCGATGGACCAGCACTATCATTGGCGATTCAGCCTGCAGGACAAGAAGCTGGCGATTCATATGGAAGTGGAGCAGGATTCTGTGCCTTGTTTTGACGCGACGCTGTTACTCAACACCATACCATTGACCGTGCAGACCATGCTCAACATCCCTTTGCATTACCCTTTCATGACGCTGAAAGTCGTAGCGGCTATTTACTGGCAGGCACTTAGGCTTTGGCTAAAGGGCATCCCTTTTTATCCCCATCCGGAAAAAATAATCGAGTAACCAGGAGACAACACCATGAATGCAACGACAGCCGAGTTGAACCTTGTTCCGACAAAGCTTGATCTTCAGCTCAGAAAGGCGTTTGTGAACAAGCTTTCAAGAATCAAAGACGCCCAGCTGACTATCCAGGATCCCCTGGAGACTGTGGTGCTGGGAGAGAAGGCCAAGGACGGCCTGAGCGCTAAAATTGTGGTGAAAAATCCGGATTTCTACCGGCAGATCGCGCTGAACGGATCGATAGGCGCCGCTGAATCGTACATGGATCATGGCTGGGAAGCGGATAATTTAACCGGGGTCATTCAGATTCTGGTCCGTAACCGTGATTTGCTGGACAGTATGGAAGGCGGTTTGGCTGCGCTTGCCAGTTTGTTGCTTAAATTCTGGCATTTTGCCAATAAAAATTCAGTGCAGGGCTCCAAACGAAACATATCGGCTCACTATGATCTGGGCAATGATTTATTTGCATTGTTTCTTGATCAACACGGCATGTATTCTTCGGCCACCTACCACGATCTGGAATTAAGCCTGGAAGAAGCCTCAACCGCAAAGCTGGACCGCATTTGTCAGAAGCTGGCGCTGCAACCGGACGATCATTTGCTGGAAATAGGCACCGGCTGGGG comes from Methylicorpusculum oleiharenae and encodes:
- a CDS encoding ABC transporter permease, with amino-acid sequence MLFRDTTTHALTAIKAQPVRTALIILAMSIGIASVSVLTGLGESARRYIVNEFEGLGTHLLIILPGRTETIGGHPPLMGETPRDLTLEDAYALSKSRYLAAIAPISIGNAPVSVMDKNLEREANIMGSTHALQQVRHLTMGQGRFLPESTQGRSQQVCVIGHKLQQELFPTQPALGQWIRINDRRFRVIGILAQEGQSIGVGFDEIVIVPVEAAQVLFDTNGLFRILAEAKSKAAIAPAMEQIKTIIKARHEGEEDITVITQDSVVATFDKILTALTYTVSGIAAISLSVAGILVMNVMLVSVSQRTAEIGLLKALGATKQQVIALFLAEAVLLSIAGACVGLILGEVSFLGLARIYPQFPFYLPGWATLAALTVSLVTGLVFGILPARKAANLDPISALAKR
- a CDS encoding chalcone isomerase family protein; translation: MVKKRLTRLISCPGLLLLLLSNTVYATEQLPSQLTSEKVALSRCSEAELKAFRWIHVGYAAVYLQSCDGLNDIFSETPKRLRFVYEKSIPANAFKEASEEYLKLNLGQQFEDWRASFAEFNQGYRDIKDGDYYDLIYTPKQGLSLFLNDTLMTKLDDPEKGLAYFNIWFGKEPFSTDLKRSLLSPQKP
- a CDS encoding nuclear transport factor 2 family protein, whose translation is MTNVPIWILIAALFQGCSAVDPNPVEEYLSLINPEPDAAQNGRIQPFVKLYSGLNEGPLAQKVGDTYAEELYFNDTLVTLHDRKSLLRYMEQTQSNLDSISLEVLGVQSQGDDVFVRWIMATGFTVMGQDRQVTSIGMSHLRFNSDNKIVLHQDYWDSMQGLYLHIPVIGGFLQWLKNGLHD
- a CDS encoding acyl-CoA desaturase translates to MQMPNPLIKFLSWFDNSHVKETDNVGETIDWLRVIPFVLMHLACLFVLVVGWSPVALWVAFFSYGIRMFAITAFYHRYFSHKAFKTSRVCQFLFALLGATATQRGPIWWASHHRRHHRYSDKDQDIHSPRHGFLWSHMGWFLCLKHFNTRESWVRDLLKYPELRWLDRFDIIMPILYAFGLLGLGNWLGSAYPELNTSGWQMVIWGYFVSSIVLIHCTLFVNSLAHVWGNQRYKTEDDSRNNFFIALLTLGEGWHNNHHHYPVSARQGFFWWEIDISYYILKLMAMTGLIWDLQPVPNQRLTSDLIARESTL
- a CDS encoding NAD(P)/FAD-dependent oxidoreductase, translating into MKIAIVGSGISGIYAAHYLSQKHQVTLYEANAYAGGHTDTHHIALEGRTYPVDTGFIVFNEHHYHYFCRFLRELGLESQSSDMSFSVTDAKSGLEYNATTVDKLFCQRRNIVRPRFYRMIADIFRFYREAPQLLESTDDTLALGDYLDANGYSQTFIDDHILPMACALWSGPPSVVRQFPARYLVAFMANHQMLKISDRPEWRTVVGGSSSYVEAFKKRFQGELRLGCPVQSVLRDNQGVSISSLQDTQTYDRVVLACHSDQALKILTDASDKEREILGDMTYQLNETVLHTDPALMPRHPKAWASWNALKLDEEQARCTVTYYMNLLQNINAPEPLLVTLNCTDRIDPAKILVKRTYHHPVYNAASLAAQKRRGQINGFNNTYFAGAYWGWGFHEDGARSAQDVISLINT
- a CDS encoding DUF1365 domain-containing protein; translated protein: MNSRLLIGWVRHRRYAPKPHAFRYPVFMTWLDLDEVEQVMNNSRWWSNERFNLVSYYRSDYLGDPQMTIADAVKSRIQQQTGTWFEGRIILLTHLRYLGHSFNPVSFYFCYPDDCKQPRFILAEITNTPWDERFSYLLDTRDSPEHANKWSFRFDKLFHVSPFMPMDQHYHWRFSLQDKKLAIHMEVEQDSVPCFDATLLLNTIPLTVQTMLNIPLHYPFMTLKVVAAIYWQALRLWLKGIPFYPHPEKIIE